The segment aattagtccttatttgctgcttttttcactgagctcggaaatgatattttgcttgcattgttattgcttaatttattaaagcctctggacaatattctttgaataaatcgttacccaattctgtttacgtctatccctttgtttgatagagtactgtaacaagctatcacattatgtcgacaagaatgcgtctccatacaagtttttgtcttgattccatccaggaggatgtaaggctttaataaaaacactatttcaaagatctctgtcaagattgattttgttgaaaaaaaaggaagtctgtgattgaagattgtgaaacctgcctgtAGCCCGTGTGTCTGCCCCCATAACAATGCCGTCCTCAAACGGTGCACGCACACCCACtctcttacatacacacacgtgcaGCCAGGTGTACACATAGCATGACAACTGATAACAACAGTGTCCTCAGTGCCTCGTATGTCCTTGCCCAGCACAATGTCATCCTGGAAACAGTGCATTGGTTGCGGAATGCACACATACATTGGCTCTCAGtctcacacacatactgtaTCTAGGCACACACAGCATGACAACTAATGATAAAAACAACTTTTTCTTTATTACACTCCTACTTGTGAAAATGGCAGCAAAGTTAACTTGGTTAGGGTCAGGTTCTGGCTGTCAACGTACCTAAACTATACAAGCAGTCGTCAGGCTCCTATATAATTAACAAAGACAGACgtacaaaaactaaaaaaaatatctaaCCCAAAGGAAATTGAAGAGATTCTAAGAATCATGTAatgatttattatttatttattttatgttcatttcattttcaaattATCTGCATTTAATTTAGGCTGTGGGTGGAGGACCGACAACCTTTCATAAtagtggggtgtttttttttcagaaCCTACACAATTTTGATACAGAAATTTGATACCTTCCGTAAACTTAATTTTCATAttcaatcaatttcaaaatTCAAGGGAGCACTGATCAGTTTAGGAACTCCTTTTTTGTGAAGACGGCACAGATATTGTACGGTACTTGAGGACAATATTGTAACCTCCAAAAGCATTGGCATCTTTAAAGCCAAGCTAGCAGCCGTCCACCACCATTAGGCTGCCGCACTCTCCCCCGCTGCATTTATGCTAGTCTTCTGGTACCCAGCAGCGTAACcatcaagatcaagatcaaggGACATGTCGCCATGGTTGATTATTGAATTTGAAAGAGGTGGTTATTTCGGGACACTGTTTAATAATCTAAGATATTGAACTGAAAGTGACAAAAATGTTAGAAAGGGACCCTGAAAACAGAGTACAAGTTGAGTATAAGATTGTGTAACTGTAATTTGTAAAGAGTAAGTGCTGAACATTTTCACTTTatttcactttcagtttcacaatAATCTTACCTTGTAGACCAAGCCACAGATTGTAGTTCCTGTTTTGTAAGCTTTGGGGACCTTGTATCCCTGGGATTCAAGGAATTTGTtcctgtggacaaaataacacaAGATTACTTTTTAATACTCCTCCTGTTCATTCATCAACATGAAGCAGAACACGAATTTGTCGACTCATGACCATCACCATGGACCATGGTACGGTGCATGAATAATCCCTCTTGAACAGCATCGGAatctgaaagaaagaaagtacgtACGCGGCTTACATAAAGAGTACTCTGTCTCCTACAAAGGTACATGTCTGTCATTTTCTCTGTTTTTACGAACCTTTGACAATTTTCGAAGACAAAGCCTCCTGCCGGTAATTCTGCACAAGCAGCCATGTTGCTGATTGACGTAGTAGTAACGCAGGGAATTCTTACGATCGTTTTCATTGGTCAATATTCGTTCCTTGTCATATGCGTTATCTCCCATGTTCAAACATCGTCTGCTCAGGTCTGCCTTTGAGGAAGGTAAGTCCAGGTATGATTTCCCAATCATACTGCGATTATATGAGTAAATGGCAGCCGCTGCTGACAATACCTTATACctattgtttatttgtttttatttgaccGACAAACATATTCAAAAGCAGTGTAAGGTCAAAGATCAGCAGTACTTTATTCCGGTCCTGGCTGACCCCACACGAACACTTAATTCCTGTTCCCTCTGTCTGTCCAGAGGTTCTGACCCAAAACCTTACGCACAAGTCCACAAAACACTACCCTCAAGCTGTATCATGACACCTGCGCTCTGTCAGTTGTGTCTACTACTGCTGTCTGCAAGAAGCCGTTGGGTTCAAAGCTCTGTTCCGggtccaatttaagactccctgcgCCTGCCTCTTGGGACCCTGTTTTCAGAGAcgttctgttcacaacctctgtaaatttaattAAGAGCTGATTTTTTTCTGacttttttaggtcttaaaaggggggtatcCACTGTATGCCACAATGTTTCCTTTCTGTCGCCAGGTGCAGCAGTGACGGCGGAGCAATGGAGATGTTCAGCAGAGAAGAGGCGGTGTGTTTCCTGGAGGGGTCATGGGGCGTCAGCAACGTGGCGGAGCGACTCACCCGCGACAGGAAAGCACTGCTACACGAGGTCGTGACCCAGGTGCAGGTCAGCGTGCCCTTTCAGAGCGTGACCTTGATGGCTGTTCCGCCTGAGCAGCGCCGGCGGCCGAGCGTGGGGAGCATCAAGGCGGAGTGTatggcgggggtggggggtctgTGCTACAACCTCAACACCTTCGCCTGGTACCTGCTCAAAGCTCTCGGCTTCTCCGCTCAGCTCTGCCCCGCCACCTGCACCTCCTCTATCATCGACCCCGACAACCACCTTGTAGTCCTTGTCAACGACCTTGAGAAGAAGGGCGATCTTCACCTTGTGGAGTGTGGGTGTGGGTTCCCCACTTTCCGCGCAGTGTCTCTTGACTTTGAAGAGGAGTCGCCGGTGTTTGTGGACTCTTTCTTGGAGTACAAGTACGTTCGTCACGAAGGTCAGATCCTTCGCATGCAGGGCGACGGGGACACCATCAAGCGCAACGATCCGCCGAAAAAAGACTTGGATTTCTTCATGGGGAAGTGGCGCAGGTTCTACTTCTTCTCCCTACGACCCTCGGACGACCTGTCCGACTTTGACGCCAAGTTTGACCGAGTGTTCACCGTTCCACGCGCCACACCGTTCGACCATTCACCGAGGGCGCTGCTGTTCCCTGGGAAGCGAGCTGTCGTGGTGGTGAACAACAGACTGATGGTGGAGGATGAGGAGGGTGTCCTGACCAAGACTGTCTTACAGGGGGATGATGAGATCGCGGAGTGTTACAGGCAATACTTTCCTGCACTGAAGGAAGAAGTTGTGCGTGCTGCCTTGCAGGAATGGCGTCGCGTTCAGCAGTAACACAGCGCTCAATGcttgatacatgtatgtataacTTTTCCTTCAGTTCAGCAGTAACACAGCGCTCAATGCTTGATACATGTAGAACTTTTCCTTCAGTTCAGCAGTAACACAGCGCTCAATGcttgatacatgtataactttTCCTTCAGTTCAGCAGTAACACAGCGCTCAATGCTTGATACATACATGTAGAACTTTTCCTTCAGTTCAGCAGTAACACAGCGCTCAATGCTTGAGACATGTAGAACTTTTCCTTCAGTTCAGCAGTAACACAGCGCTCAATGCTTGAGACATGTATAACTTTTCCTTCAGTTCAGCAGTAACACAGCGCTCAATGCTTGAGACATGTATAACTTTTCCTTCAGTTCAGCAGTAACACAGCGCTCAATGCTTGAGACATGTATAACTTTTCCTTCAGTTCAGCAGTAACACAGCGCTCAATGCTTGAGACATGTATAACTTTTCCTTCAGTTCAGCAGTAACACAGCGCTCAATGCTTGAGACATGTATAACTTTTCACAATTAGGAAACTGGAAGAAAGTCACAGGTCACAGGTCACAGGTCACAGGTCACAGGTCACAGGTCACATTTGGTTGAAAAAGTAATACAGTGGCATCCCACTTTAAAACCTCCCAGAATCTGAGAACATGAGGACTTAAAGGAGGGTGAGAACATGAGGACTTAAAGGAGGGTGAGAACATGAGGACTTAAAGGAGGGTGAGAACATGAGGACTTAAAGGAGGGTGAGAACATGAGGACTTAAAGGAGGGTGAGAACATGAGGACTTAAAGGAGGGTGAGAACATGAGGACTTAAAGGAGGGTGAGAACATGAGGACTTAAAGGAGGGTGAGAACATGAGGACTTAAAGGAGGGTGAGAACATGAGGACTTAAAGGAGGGTGAGAACATGAGGACTTAAAGGAGGGTGAGAACATGAGGACTTAAAGGAGGGTGAGAACATGAGGACTTAAAGGAGGGTGAGAACACGAGGACTTAAAGGAGGGTGAGAACATGAGGACTTAAAGGAGGGTGAGAACTTGAGGACTTAAAGGAGGGTGAGAACATGAGGACTTAAAGGAGGGTTCCATTGTAATATCTTGGTTTCCCATGACAAGGACCAAACAATCACATTCGCTAGGTCTGATCCTTTTTTAAATTTATATTTTGAATGATTGaagtttgtttttcattacaCAGGCGTATGTGGCTTGTTATTGGTTGGAACTTGCACAAACGTGACCCACTCCCACAAAAGGATAAGAAAGTATCATTTTTGACATTTCGACTTTTTGGTATCCCTTGAAAGTGAAGATAACCAGCTTTCAGATGGTCTTTACTACAAGTGTCTATTATTTAGCATTGATGAGATATAGCGATTTAAAGGTTGCTCAAACTCAAGCGGCCATATTGAGAAAAGCAGGTGTGAAGGTCACAGGAGTAAATTTGCAAAAAATCCCTAGCAACAGGTTTTAGTTTAACTTCtaaagcttaaagtgactgATAATGATTACATGTAAACTTTTCTTCAATATGCAtcacaaaaaatgaaaatgaaatttgttttAAGTAAAAAAAAGCGAAGAAAGAAACAATGATTTGGGGGTTAAAAGGGTGCTTATTTTGCGTCTGCAGTGCAATAAAACctcatttttatatatatttgcaAAGCGAATCTGAAATTGATATTTACAGAATAGATATAACACATTTGGTAGAGTGCAGAAATGCAAAAATCTCAAAATCCAAAATGTTGGCCATGGCTCAGGTTTATTGCTGTTATCTCTGTTCGGCCACAGCGACTTTGTTATCCTTTTGTTGAAGCGGGTCACAAACTGTGTCCCCTGGATGTCGGAGAAGAGTCACTTTCCCTGCAAAGTCTGCCAACAAATGATTTCATTTCAACACTTTTTTGAAGGGTCAAATAAGTTTTAGGGACCAAAAAAGGGTTGATCGGGCATCGGAAACAATTAAGGAatttttttgattttctttttttgcctTATCATCAGTGACTAGATGCAGAAATCATGAAGAATAGGTACAATCTTTGCCTTATCATCAGTGACTAGATGCAGAAATCATGAAGAATAGGTACAATCTTTGCCTTATCATCAGTGACTGGATGCAGAAATCATGAAGAATAGGTACAATCTTTGCTTTATCATCAGTGACTAGATGCAGAAATCATGAAGAATAGGTACAATCTTTGCCTTATCATCAGTGACTGGATGCAGAAATCATGAAGAATAGGTACAATCTTTGCCTTATCATCAGTGACTAGATGCAGAAATCATGAAGAATAGGTACAATCTTTGCCTTATCATCAGTGACTAGATGCAGAAATCATGAAGAATAGGTACAATCTTTGCCTTATCATCAGTGACTAGATGCAGAAATCATGAAGAATAGGTACAATCTTTGCCTTATCATCAGTGACTGGATGCAGAAATCATGAAGAATAGGTACAATCTTTGCTTTATCATCAGTGACTAGATGCAGAAATCATGAAGAATAGGTACAATCTTTGCCTTATCATCAGTGACTGGATGCAGAAATCATGAAGAATAGGTACAATCTTTGCCTTATCATCAGTGACTAGATGCAGAAATCATGAAGAATAGGTACAATCTTTGctttaaattaaaaaatgtgACCAACCTGCACAATGGGTGCCACACATATGCACGGTTCAATGACCATGAGTGCAAAGGTTATTGTCTAGCCAGTGGGTGTTTGTCAGATGGAGGGaagagttgtgtcccttgagAGTGTTCATACATCCCGTCCAGGAAATGACCCGCCGCCCATGGTCTTGACGCTCAACGTAGAGTCTACAATGGTTTCtcagaccttgtttttgaaGTTGtatggttccactgtatgtgaaAGTATCGGCACACAATTGTGtttacatatgtatatattatgAATGTATGTGTATTGCTGAGAAATtgtcaatatgaaaataattaAATGTGATATTTTATGAGCTGTTTCGTGCGATACATCTCTCTTGGACTTTCCTCCCTCCatgtctctttctccctctctttgtctcaTGTCATGATCAtgaatttcacacacacacacagaacaagcacacatacagttttcacacacatacatagtgTTGTCACCATTTATTCATAATCACAAAATGCTGACTCGCTTTGGTTCctgtgcacacaaaaaaaaagtgatttgtATCTTGAGTATCTGTGTCGTTTAACGCAAAACAAAGTGAAACATCCCAGCGCTCAGTCACAACA is part of the Littorina saxatilis isolate snail1 linkage group LG15, US_GU_Lsax_2.0, whole genome shotgun sequence genome and harbors:
- the LOC138949545 gene encoding uncharacterized protein, which gives rise to MEMFSREEAVCFLEGSWGVSNVAERLTRDRKALLHEVVTQVQVSVPFQSVTLMAVPPEQRRRPSVGSIKAECMAGVGGLCYNLNTFAWYLLKALGFSAQLCPATCTSSIIDPDNHLVVLVNDLEKKGDLHLVECGCGFPTFRAVSLDFEEESPVFVDSFLEYKYVRHEGQILRMQGDGDTIKRNDPPKKDLDFFMGKWRRFYFFSLRPSDDLSDFDAKFDRVFTVPRATPFDHSPRALLFPGKRAVVVVNNRLMVEDEEGVLTKTVLQGDDEIAECYRQYFPALKEEVVRAALQEWRRVQQ